Genomic DNA from Sphingobium sp. WTD-1:
CACGGCAACCTCTGCCCAGCTATCGGCATCGGCGGGACAATCGGCATAGGGCGCCTCGACCCAGCCGTCGCGCGCGCCGACCATGCCGCACAGGCGGATCGATGTCGGCAGGCCATCCTCCAGCCAGGGAGCGATCGTCTCGGCAAAGGCGGCTTCCGCCTCGCGGCCGACCACGCCGATGCCCGGCCCGTCGCGGCGCGCCACGATCCGCCCCGCTTCCACCCGGAACAGTCGCAGATTGCTGGTGCCCCAGTCACCGATCACTGCATATTCGCTCATCGATGACCCGTCCGATTTTTCGCGTTCAACCGCACTTTCCTTCTCTTTGCATCCTTGAAAAGTTATTTGTCTGAGTATATCGGAGAGACAAGCGCGTCAACGTGCCAAGCCTTTTCAAAGTGTCAGGATGCCCACATGAGCGATTCGTCCAAGCCTACTCCCAAGCTGCGTAGCCGCGCCTGGTTCGACAACCCAGACAATATCGACATGACCTCGCTCTATCTGGAGCGCTACCTGAACTTCGGCCTCAGCCTTGAGGAACTGCGCAGCGGCAAGCCGATCATCGGCATCGCCCAGACCGGCAGCGACCTGTCGCCCTGCAACCGCCATCACCTCGTGCTCGCCGAGCGCATGCGCGAAGGCATTCGCGAAATGGGCGGCATCGCCCTCGAATTTCCGGTCCATCCGATCCAGGAAACCGGCAAGCGCCCGACCGCCGGCCTTGACCGCAACCTCGCCTATCTGGGCCTGGTCGAAGCCATGTACGGCTATCCGCTCGACGGCGTGATCCTGACCAGCGGCTGTGACAAAACCACCCCGGCGCTGCTGATGGCCGCCGCCACCGTCAACATCCCGGCGATCGCTTTGTCGGTCGGCCCGATGCTCAACGGCTGGCACAAGGGCGAGCGTACCGGTTCGGGTACGATCGTCTGGCATGGCCGCCAGCTGCTGGCCGCCGGCAAGATCGACGATGAAGGCTTCATCAAGCTGGTGGCGTCGTCGGCGCCGTCGACCGGCTTCTGCAACACTATGGGCACCGCCAGCACCATGAATGCGCTCGCCGAAGCGCTGGGCATGATGCTGCCGGGCAGCGCGGCGATCCCCGCCCCCTATCGCGACCGTCAGGAAGCCGCCTATCGCACCGGCAAGCGCATCGTCGAAATGGTGCATGAAGATCTCAAGCCCTCCGACATCATGACGCTCGACGCCTTCCACAACGCCATCGTCGCCAACTCGGCAATCGGCGGTTCGACCAACGCGCCGATCCACCTGGCCGCCATCGCCCGCCACATGGGCGTCGACCTGCCGCTCAAGGATTGGGAAACCGTCGGTCACAAGGTGCCGCTGCTGGTCAACATGCAGCCGGCCGGCGAATATCTGGGCGAGGATTATTACCGCGCCGGCGGCCTGCCCGCCGTCATCAGCCAGCTGATCGACCAGGGCCTGATCAAGGAAGGCGCAATGACCGTCAATGGCAAGACCATGGGCGAGAATTGCAAGGGCGTGGAGATCGAGGATGAAAAGGTCATCCGTCCGTTCGGCCAGCCGCTCAAGCAGGAAGCCGGCTTCCTGGTGCTGACCGGCAACCTGTTCGACGAAGCGGTCATGAAGACCAGCGTCATCAGCGAAGAATTCCGCATGCGCTATCTGTCGAACCCCGACGATCCCGAAGCCTTTGAAGGCCCGGCGGTCGTGTTCGATGGTCCGGAAGATTATCACCACCGCATCGACGATCCGTCGGTCGGCATCACCGCCGACACGCTGCTGTTCATGCGTGGCGCCGGCCCGATCGGCTATCCGGGCGCGGCCGAGGTCGTGAACATGCGTCCGCCTGCCTATCTGATCACCGAAGGCGTGTCGGCCCTGCCCTGCATCGGCGATGGCCGTCAGTCGGGCACCTCGGGCAGCCCGTCGATCCTCAACGCCTCGCCCGAAGCGGCGGCGATGGGGGGCCTCGCGCTGCTGGAAACCGGCGACCGCGTCCGCATGGACCTGAAGAAGGGCGTGGTGAACGTGCTGA
This window encodes:
- a CDS encoding IlvD/Edd family dehydratase, with the protein product MSDSSKPTPKLRSRAWFDNPDNIDMTSLYLERYLNFGLSLEELRSGKPIIGIAQTGSDLSPCNRHHLVLAERMREGIREMGGIALEFPVHPIQETGKRPTAGLDRNLAYLGLVEAMYGYPLDGVILTSGCDKTTPALLMAAATVNIPAIALSVGPMLNGWHKGERTGSGTIVWHGRQLLAAGKIDDEGFIKLVASSAPSTGFCNTMGTASTMNALAEALGMMLPGSAAIPAPYRDRQEAAYRTGKRIVEMVHEDLKPSDIMTLDAFHNAIVANSAIGGSTNAPIHLAAIARHMGVDLPLKDWETVGHKVPLLVNMQPAGEYLGEDYYRAGGLPAVISQLIDQGLIKEGAMTVNGKTMGENCKGVEIEDEKVIRPFGQPLKQEAGFLVLTGNLFDEAVMKTSVISEEFRMRYLSNPDDPEAFEGPAVVFDGPEDYHHRIDDPSVGITADTLLFMRGAGPIGYPGAAEVVNMRPPAYLITEGVSALPCIGDGRQSGTSGSPSILNASPEAAAMGGLALLETGDRVRMDLKKGVVNVLISDEELEARRAKLIAEGGYKYPASQTPWQEIQRSVVGQMNTGAILEGAEKYQRIAQTKGLPRDNH